A part of Microbacterium atlanticum genomic DNA contains:
- a CDS encoding 16S rRNA (uracil(1498)-N(3))-methyltransferase has translation MPLHFLVDGAAAAPGDTVALTGPEAHHAATVRRVRVGEEVTVGDGRGAWLTGEVESVAAREVIVRIRERTDAPPPRPRVVLAQALAKGDRDELAVQAATELGVDEIVPWQAARSVSRWDAAKAAKGRARWATIVREAAKQAHRAWLPAVGELTTTAGLARRAEASVVLILEPTATERLSTLQLSLDDPRDIVLVVGPEGGIAPEELEVLTAAGARVVRLGDTVLRTSTAGPAALAVVSTALGRW, from the coding sequence ATGCCGCTGCACTTCCTCGTCGACGGCGCGGCTGCGGCACCCGGCGACACCGTCGCCCTGACCGGACCCGAGGCGCACCACGCCGCGACGGTGCGGCGCGTCCGCGTGGGCGAGGAGGTCACCGTGGGGGACGGCCGGGGGGCCTGGCTGACCGGCGAGGTCGAGTCCGTCGCGGCGCGCGAGGTCATCGTCCGCATCCGGGAGCGGACGGATGCCCCGCCGCCGCGCCCGCGCGTCGTGCTCGCGCAGGCCCTGGCCAAAGGGGATCGCGACGAGCTCGCCGTGCAGGCGGCGACCGAGCTCGGCGTCGACGAGATCGTGCCCTGGCAGGCCGCCCGCAGCGTGTCGCGCTGGGACGCCGCGAAGGCGGCGAAGGGCCGCGCACGGTGGGCGACGATCGTCCGCGAGGCCGCCAAGCAGGCGCATCGGGCGTGGCTGCCCGCGGTCGGTGAGCTCACCACCACCGCCGGGCTGGCACGCCGGGCCGAGGCATCCGTCGTCCTCATCCTGGAGCCGACGGCGACGGAGCGGCTGAGCACGCTGCAGCTCAGCCTCGACGACCCGCGCGACATCGTGCTCGTCGTGGGGCCCGAGGGCGGCATCGCCCCGGAGGAGCTCGAGGTCCTCACCGCCGCGGGAGCAAGAGTCGTGCGCCTCGGGGACACCGTCCTGCGCACGTCGACGGCCGGTCCCGCGGCCCTGGCGGTGGTGAGCACGGCGCTCGGGCGCTGGTGA
- a CDS encoding HIT domain-containing protein, whose translation MSESSIFTRIHSGEIPSEIIAETENAFAIRDIHPQAPVHLLVIPKTEDYRNVVELAAGDPALMAELVGLANKLAAEHADGDFRLVFNTGPGAGQTIFHVHAHVLAGGLEEKSVGA comes from the coding sequence ATGAGCGAGTCCTCGATCTTCACGCGCATCCACAGCGGGGAGATCCCGTCCGAGATCATCGCCGAGACGGAGAACGCGTTCGCGATCCGCGACATCCACCCGCAGGCGCCGGTGCACCTGCTGGTGATCCCCAAGACCGAGGACTACCGCAACGTCGTCGAGCTGGCAGCCGGCGATCCCGCACTCATGGCAGAACTCGTGGGCCTGGCCAACAAGCTCGCCGCCGAGCACGCGGACGGCGACTTCCGTCTGGTCTTCAACACCGGCCCCGGTGCGGGCCAGACCATCTTCCACGTGCACGCACACGTGCTCGCGGGAGGACTCGAAGAGAAGAGCGTAGGTGCCTGA
- a CDS encoding PhoH family protein, producing MVQLLGPQDRLLRVVEKEHPEVDVHVRGNEITLTGEAVAVAAARSLVDELLAMTRSGHALGEEDVASSNRILRSEGGPRPSEVLGEAILSSRGKVIRPKTLGQKAYVDAIDESTIVFGIGPAGTGKTYLAMAKAVQALQRKEVSRIILTRPAVEAGERLGFLPGTLTDKIDPYLRPLYDALNEMMDPELVPKLMATGTIEVAPLAYMRGRTLNDSFVVLDEAQNTTPEQMKMFLTRLGFGTRMVVTGDITQIDLPQGASGLRLVTRVLNEIDDIHFSYLTSDDVVRHTLVGRIVDAYSEYDERRLAARRERDEASEFANRAERRAASARHGGPRDHLPKRGRA from the coding sequence ATGGTGCAGCTGCTCGGCCCGCAGGACCGTTTGCTGCGCGTCGTCGAGAAGGAGCACCCCGAGGTCGACGTGCACGTGCGCGGCAACGAGATCACGCTGACCGGCGAGGCCGTGGCGGTCGCGGCGGCCCGATCGCTCGTGGACGAGCTGCTGGCGATGACGAGGTCCGGGCACGCCCTGGGCGAGGAGGACGTCGCGTCGTCGAACCGCATCCTGCGCTCCGAGGGCGGGCCGCGTCCGTCCGAGGTGCTCGGCGAGGCCATCCTGTCGTCGCGGGGCAAGGTGATCCGGCCCAAGACGCTCGGTCAGAAGGCGTACGTCGACGCGATCGACGAGAGCACGATCGTCTTCGGCATCGGTCCCGCCGGGACGGGCAAGACGTATCTCGCCATGGCCAAGGCCGTGCAGGCGCTGCAGCGCAAAGAGGTCAGCCGCATCATCCTGACGCGCCCGGCGGTGGAGGCGGGCGAACGGCTGGGATTCCTCCCCGGAACGCTCACCGACAAGATCGACCCCTACCTGCGCCCGCTGTATGACGCGCTCAACGAGATGATGGACCCCGAGCTGGTGCCCAAGCTCATGGCGACGGGGACCATCGAGGTCGCGCCGCTGGCGTACATGCGCGGGCGCACGCTCAACGACTCCTTCGTCGTGCTCGACGAGGCGCAGAACACCACCCCCGAGCAGATGAAGATGTTCCTCACCCGCCTGGGTTTCGGCACCCGGATGGTCGTCACCGGCGACATCACCCAGATCGACCTCCCGCAGGGGGCGTCGGGACTGCGGCTGGTGACACGGGTGCTCAACGAGATCGACGACATCCACTTCTCGTACCTCACCAGCGACGACGTGGTGCGCCACACTCTCGTCGGGCGCATCGTCGACGCCTACAGCGAGTACGACGAGCGTCGGCTGGCCGCGCGGCGCGAACGCGACGAAGCCTCCGAGTTCGCCAATCGTGCCGAGCGCCGTGCCGCCTCGGCCCGACACGGCGGACCCCGCGACCACCTTCCGAAGCGAGGACGCGCATGA
- the ybeY gene encoding rRNA maturation RNase YbeY, which translates to MTIEIGNESGIAVDETVLLRLMEHHLAELHVSPDADVAILLVDEGAMEALHVQWMDEPGPTDVLSFPMDELRPGTDDAPTPAGLLGDIVLCPQVAETQAMAAKHSTLDELVLLTTHGLLHLLGFDHAEPEEEREMFGLQRELIASFQASERRRPRA; encoded by the coding sequence ATGACCATCGAGATCGGCAACGAGTCGGGAATCGCGGTCGACGAGACCGTGCTGCTGCGGCTCATGGAGCACCACCTCGCGGAGCTTCACGTGAGCCCCGACGCCGACGTCGCCATCCTCCTCGTCGACGAGGGCGCGATGGAGGCGCTGCACGTGCAGTGGATGGACGAGCCCGGCCCCACCGATGTGCTCAGCTTCCCGATGGACGAGCTGCGGCCCGGCACCGATGACGCCCCCACGCCGGCCGGCCTTCTCGGCGACATCGTGCTCTGCCCGCAGGTCGCCGAGACGCAGGCGATGGCGGCCAAGCACTCGACGCTCGATGAGCTCGTCCTGCTCACCACCCACGGCCTTCTCCACCTCCTCGGCTTCGATCACGCCGAGCCCGAGGAGGAGCGGGAGATGTTCGGACTGCAGCGCGAGCTCATCGCGTCGTTCCAGGCGTCCGAACGCCGACGACCGCGCGCATGA
- a CDS encoding hemolysin family protein, whose protein sequence is MTAALLLAAAVLLLAFGALMVAIDAALGVTSRADLAELGAEGRNSSSLRRIAADPDAHANAVVFIRVLAETTAAVLVTVAFVDLFNSIWWAMVAAAVLMTGVSYVVVGASPRSVGRLHARGLLRGAAPVIRGVRIILGPLAHGLVALGTRITPGASRGSSFASEEQLLSIIDEAAENELIEEDDRELIHSVFDFTDTFVRAVMVPRTDMVTVDASTSTREAMTIFLEKGVSRVPIVDDEADDVVGVLYLKDLVQFGFRDETGWRDAPISRIARPAVFVPESMKAETLLQQMKRDAVHVCLVVDEYGGVSGLVTLEDLIEELVGDISDEYDPRATEVTEVEPGHYRVSARLGLDEVGDLFGMELEDEDVDSIGGLLGKALGRVPQPGATAEYAGLVLTGGASRGRGRGISTVFVERGETPPEAGRPPRTGENRTVAARTGEIRIVSPRSGDVRLPRKEDTP, encoded by the coding sequence ATGACCGCGGCCCTCCTCCTCGCCGCCGCGGTCCTGCTGCTCGCCTTCGGCGCCCTCATGGTCGCGATCGACGCCGCGCTCGGAGTCACCTCGCGTGCCGATCTGGCCGAGCTCGGTGCCGAAGGCCGCAACTCGTCGTCGCTGCGCCGCATCGCCGCCGACCCGGATGCGCACGCGAACGCCGTGGTCTTCATCCGCGTGCTGGCGGAGACGACCGCCGCGGTGCTCGTCACCGTCGCGTTCGTCGATCTCTTCAACAGCATCTGGTGGGCGATGGTGGCAGCCGCCGTGCTGATGACGGGCGTCTCGTACGTCGTCGTGGGCGCGAGCCCCCGCTCGGTGGGCAGGCTCCACGCCCGGGGGCTGCTGCGCGGTGCGGCACCCGTCATCCGCGGGGTGCGGATCATCCTCGGCCCTCTCGCGCACGGCCTGGTCGCGCTCGGCACGAGGATCACCCCCGGCGCGTCACGCGGGTCGTCGTTCGCGTCGGAGGAGCAGCTGCTCAGCATCATCGACGAGGCAGCCGAGAACGAGCTCATCGAGGAGGACGACCGCGAGCTCATCCACTCGGTGTTCGACTTCACCGACACGTTCGTCCGGGCGGTCATGGTGCCGCGGACGGACATGGTCACGGTGGATGCCTCGACCTCGACCCGCGAGGCCATGACGATCTTCCTCGAGAAGGGCGTGTCCCGCGTGCCGATCGTGGACGACGAGGCCGACGACGTGGTGGGCGTGCTCTATCTGAAGGATCTCGTGCAGTTCGGGTTCCGCGACGAGACCGGCTGGCGCGACGCCCCGATCAGCCGCATCGCGCGCCCGGCCGTGTTCGTGCCGGAGTCGATGAAGGCCGAGACGCTGCTGCAGCAGATGAAGCGCGACGCCGTGCACGTGTGCCTCGTGGTCGACGAGTACGGCGGCGTGTCCGGGCTGGTGACCCTCGAGGACCTCATCGAGGAGCTGGTCGGCGACATCTCCGACGAGTACGATCCCCGCGCCACCGAGGTCACCGAGGTCGAACCCGGCCACTACCGCGTCAGCGCCCGGCTGGGGCTCGACGAGGTCGGCGACCTGTTCGGCATGGAGCTCGAGGACGAGGACGTCGACTCCATCGGCGGGCTCCTCGGCAAGGCGCTCGGCCGCGTCCCGCAGCCGGGCGCGACAGCGGAGTACGCAGGCCTGGTCTTGACCGGCGGGGCTTCGCGCGGCCGCGGCCGCGGCATCTCGACCGTCTTCGTCGAGCGCGGCGAGACACCGCCTGAGGCGGGCCGGCCGCCCCGCACCGGCGAGAACCGCACGGTCGCGGCGCGCACCGGCGAGATCCGCATCGTGAGCCCCCGCAGCGGCGACGTCCGCCTGCCGAGGAAGGAGGACACGCCATGA
- the era gene encoding GTPase Era has product MTDPEISRDPEASAHARPSGAEAGRSGFVTFVGRPNVGKSTLTNALVGEKVAITSDKPQTTRRAIRGILNRPAGQLVIVDTPGLHKPRTLLGQRLNDLVEQVLGDVDVIGFCVPATEKVGPGDRRIAESLSGYARAKKVAIVTKTDAATREQITERLIEVDQLREDWAAVIPLSALTHDQLDVLSDELLAMMPEGPALYPDGVVTDESIEDRVAEIIREAALDGVRDELPHSIAVVVQDIAEREDGDLTDVFADIVVERDSQKGIIIGHKGSRLRDVGARARAQIEPLLGTRVFLKLHVRIAKEWQRDPKQLGRLGF; this is encoded by the coding sequence ATGACAGACCCCGAGATCAGCCGCGACCCCGAGGCGAGCGCGCACGCCCGGCCATCCGGGGCCGAGGCGGGACGCTCGGGCTTCGTCACGTTCGTGGGACGACCGAACGTCGGCAAGTCCACGCTCACCAACGCGCTCGTCGGCGAGAAGGTGGCCATCACCAGCGACAAGCCCCAGACGACCCGCCGCGCCATCCGCGGCATCCTGAACCGTCCCGCCGGCCAGCTGGTGATCGTGGACACCCCCGGCCTGCACAAGCCGCGCACCCTCCTCGGCCAGCGCCTCAACGACCTGGTCGAGCAGGTGCTCGGCGACGTGGACGTCATCGGCTTCTGCGTCCCCGCCACCGAGAAGGTCGGCCCCGGCGACCGCCGGATCGCCGAGTCGCTGAGCGGCTACGCGCGTGCGAAGAAGGTCGCGATCGTGACCAAGACGGATGCGGCGACGCGCGAGCAGATCACCGAGCGACTCATCGAGGTCGATCAGCTCCGCGAGGACTGGGCCGCCGTCATCCCGCTCTCGGCGCTCACACACGACCAGCTCGACGTGCTGAGCGACGAGCTGCTCGCGATGATGCCCGAAGGACCGGCGCTCTATCCCGACGGCGTCGTCACCGACGAGTCGATCGAGGACCGCGTCGCCGAGATCATCCGCGAGGCCGCGCTCGACGGCGTGCGCGACGAGCTTCCGCACTCGATCGCCGTCGTCGTCCAGGACATCGCCGAGCGCGAGGACGGCGACCTCACCGACGTCTTCGCCGACATCGTGGTGGAGCGCGACAGCCAGAAGGGCATCATCATCGGTCACAAGGGCTCCCGTCTGCGCGACGTCGGTGCGCGGGCCCGAGCCCAGATCGAGCCGCTGCTCGGCACCAGAGTGTTCCTCAAGCTGCACGTGCGCATCGCCAAGGAGTGGCAGCGCGACCCGAAGCAGCTCGGCCGCCTGGGCTTCTGA